The DNA region ATTGGAGCGCCGCCACTCTCGCGCAAAGCTATTGGCTGCAGGTCGCCCGGGATCCATATTTTTCAAACGTGGTGGCTTCCGTGCCGGGGCTCACGACCACGCAGCACACCCTCACGAATCTGCTGCACTACAACGTCTATTATTGGAGAGTCAGCGCCGTAAATGTTGCCGGTAGCAGCAATTTCTCCACGATCAGAAGATTCAGCACGATGGCGGGAGTCTCAAACGAGGACGATGCCGTGGTGCCGGTTCCAAACGCGCTGATGCAAAACTTTCCCAATCCCTTCAACCCCAGCACGAGCATCGGGCTCAGCGTCAAAGACCCCTCAAAACCAATCGCCGTGGTCATCTATAACCCCCGCGGGCAGATGATCAAACGCCTTTTTATCGGAGTCCCCGCGCGTCGGCAGCTTGATCTGGTCTGGGATGGCAAAGACGAAAGCGGCATGCCGGTTTCAAGTGGATTGTATCTCTATCGCTTCGAAACCGATGGATTCAGCGAAACCCGCAAGATGCTGTTGATGAGATAGATAGATCTTCATTCGAGTAGTCTCCTAAGTAGGTTGGCGGTTTGCAATGCGGGCTGCCAACTTTTTTGTGTTTTTTTACAGCTTGTGATTATGTCTTCAGCAACAAGAAAACTGAGAGGGTAATATCACTGCCTTGAGAGATGAATGGGAGATGAACAGTTGATCCTGCAAAGAGTTAGTTTTTGGCAAAAATAAGCTCTCTCCTGCCTCCAGACTTTGACAGCCAAATAATGACTTGATGCAAGGGGTGTCCTTCTCAGAGATTTCGTGCGTTCGACGGCTTCGCCGATAGTGGAATATATTTTTTGGTCCGCCTCCGGCGGGTTCCAAAGACCAAAGAGCCAAAGTCCATTTAATGGATAGTCCTGAAGACCCGAAAGCCGAAGCGGAGGTTGCTCCCGGCACCGGGAGAGATGCCGTTGCGGTAGGCAACCCGACAGTTGTTGTCACTGCTGTACCAAGAACCACCACGCAGCACGCGAAAATCACCTGAGCTTGCCCCGCGGGGGTCAGAACTTGGGCTTTTGCCATAATAGCCGCTTTCATACCAGTCCCAACACCATTCCCAGACGTTACCGCTCAGGTCATGGATACCGAGCTCATTGGCGCTTTTGGTGCCTATTTCCTTGGTTCTGCTACCGGAATTACTGCTGTACCAAGCAACAGATTTGATGTCATTTGAGCCGCTGTATTTGTAGCCTTTGCTTTTGTTTCCTCCACGAGCAGCATATTCCCATTCCGCTTCAGTGGGAAGTCTGTAGCCGTCGGCGTTCCAATCACAGACTACGAATCCGCGGCTCCAGTTCGACGGTTCAGTATTACCGTCGATGCTGTAGCAAGGTTTCAGACCCTCTTTGAGGCTGCGTTTGTTGCAATAGTCGATGGCGGCATACCAGGATACTCGCTCCACTGGTAGAGTCTCCCCTTTCCAGTGGGAGGGATAACTGCCCATCACCGCAGCCCATTCTTTTTGCGTAACCTCATATTTGCCGATATAAAAGGATGATACCGTCACCTGATGCACAGGTTTTTCATCTTTATCCCCATCCTTTGAGCCCATGCCAAAAGTTCCGGCAGGGACTAAAATCATATTCTCTCCAGCCTTAACTATCGCAAAAACCACCTCGCTCGTCTGATCTTTCAGCACCGAGACAGTGCGGGATTGCGTCTTACCCTGATATTTCAGCTCGACGCTATGCGAGCCGATACCGATCCTGGAAGAGGTTTGAATCATCCCGGAGCTGATATTGGCGACAAAGCTGCCGTCGATCCAGATCTCACCTTCGGTATTACTTTCCACCCGGATGGAACCGGTGGTATATTCCGTATCTACTTTTATCGCCGGTTTGGTCGTTGCTGGCGTACCCGGCGCGGCTTTGGCAAAGTAAAAATCCTCGATCAGGTTGCCGGCGGTCCAGGGTATTTGTTTATCAAAGGTATTGGTCTTTACTTCACGAGTCACTTTTTTCATGATGTCTTCAATTCGATCGGAATTGCCGATGTGTTTTACAAAGCTCTCGGTGAAGGGACTGTTTGCGCCTGTGCCGTCCGCCGCGGTTTTACCCTGTTCGGTGCTATAGATGATATACTGGCTTCCTGCTTTGCCCTGCATGATCTGCAAACCTTTGTTGCCGGAACGGGCGCCACGAAAGGGATTGTCCCGGCAGGCATCAAGCACCATGATCGAAAGCCGGGCTCGCTGCATGCGTTCCAAGGCAAGATTACTCGAAAAGGCGTGGTAGCGTAGCTCTTCCTCGGCATTGATTACTCTGCCGATGGGAATGAGGAAGTTTTCTCCTGCATAATTGGCACCATGCCCGCTATA from Candidatus Cloacimonadaceae bacterium includes:
- a CDS encoding SUMF1/EgtB/PvdO family nonheme iron enzyme — its product is MKLFLLLILPFCLISSGWAARRALVIGNAGYSDSPLRNPVNDANLVANTLRQLGFEVSLITNADHQKMDTALNTFVGSIRDEDEVLFYYSGHGANYAGENFLIPIGRVINAEEELRYHAFSSNLALERMQRARLSIMVLDACRDNPFRGARSGNKGLQIMQGKAGSQYIIYSTEQGKTAADGTGANSPFTESFVKHIGNSDRIEDIMKKVTREVKTNTFDKQIPWTAGNLIEDFYFAKAAPGTPATTKPAIKVDTEYTTGSIRVESNTEGEIWIDGSFVANISSGMIQTSSRIGIGSHSVELKYQGKTQSRTVSVLKDQTSEVVFAIVKAGENMILVPAGTFGMGSKDGDKDEKPVHQVTVSSFYIGKYEVTQKEWAAVMGSYPSHWKGETLPVERVSWYAAIDYCNKRSLKEGLKPCYSIDGNTEPSNWSRGFVVCDWNADGYRLPTEAEWEYAARGGNKSKGYKYSGSNDIKSVAWYSSNSGSRTKEIGTKSANELGIHDLSGNVWEWCWDWYESGYYGKSPSSDPRGASSGDFRVLRGGSWYSSDNNCRVAYRNGISPGAGSNLRFGFRVFRTIH